The DNA segment TGCCACTACCTCACAGGTAGTGGCAGGGCATTGATTGCGATATCGACAACCTTGAGCAACTCTTTTCTCGACTTGCCTTGTCTCGCAAGAACTGAGATTCCATACAGCACAGATAACAGATATTCGGCGATATCACCCGGTTTGTTTGTCTGCTGTAAAAGGCCTCTTTTCTGTTCGGTCTCCACAACTTTTCTCAGCGCCTGCTGGTGAGCCGATCTCATGCTCTGTAACGAAAGAGAGATTTCATCAGGTATGGCACTACCCCCTGCCTCACAATTACTTTTGACGATGAAACATCCTTTTGGCAGTGCCTTGTTGCTGACCAGGTCGGTGATGCCCAGCATATAGGCCCGAATGCGCTCAGTAACCGGTGCCTCTGGCGGTTCGGTAAGCCGCTCAAGAATCGGCGCACCATAGTGCGAGGTGTAGTGTTCCAATGCAGCGCCAAAGAGCTGTTCCTTGTTACCGAAGGCGGCATACAGGCTGGGTTTATTGATGCCCAATGCCTCAGTCAAGTCGGTTACGGAGGTTCCTGAATAGCCGTTTCTCCAGAATACACGCATCGCCTTGTCCAGCGCATCCGACTTA comes from the Candidatus Thiodiazotropha sp. CDECU1 genome and includes:
- a CDS encoding TetR/AcrR family transcriptional regulator gives rise to the protein MSAGRKRTFDKSDALDKAMRVFWRNGYSGTSVTDLTEALGINKPSLYAAFGNKEQLFGAALEHYTSHYGAPILERLTEPPEAPVTERIRAYMLGITDLVSNKALPKGCFIVKSNCEAGGSAIPDEISLSLQSMRSAHQQALRKVVETEQKRGLLQQTNKPGDIAEYLLSVLYGISVLARQGKSRKELLKVVDIAINALPLPVR